The DNA region CGCGTGCCGCCGCGCTCGAACTGGGCCCGTACGGAATCCGCGTCAACGCCGTCAGCCCCGGCTTCGTACCGGTCGCGAGCGACTGCAATCCCGTCGCTCCCCAGTACGCGGCTGCCGTGTCCGCCAATCCCCTGGGGCGGCCCGGCACTCCGGAGGACGTCGCCCGCGCGGTGCGCTGGATCGCGGGCGGCGACGCCGCCTGGATCACCGGGGAGATCCTGCGCGTCGACGGCGGCTCCTCGGCGGGCGCGGGAGACCTTCCACGGCTGTGGCCGCCGCCGGGGGACTCCGCGACTGCCCGGGACGCAGGGCCCGTTGACGCCCGCCGACGCCAGGAGGCGCGTCCGTGACGGCACCGCACGTACCCGCGGCACACGGCGGGCAGACGCCCGCCCGGCACAAGCCCAGCGCACACGAACCCAGCGGACACAAGCCCAGCGCACAGGAACCCAGCGGACAGGAACCCGGCAGGCGGAAGCCGGGGGGCCAGAAGCCCAGCGGACAAACACCGGGCGAACATCGGCAGGAAGGAAGCAACGCATGAGGGGCGACGCGTACACCGTCGTCGGCGGCGGAGCCATCGGCGGCACCGTCGCGCACAGCCTCGCCCGCGCCGGGCACCCCGTCACCGTCGTCGACTCGGACGCCGGGCACGTGGCGGCGATCAGGGAGCACGGCCTGACGGTCGATCACGGCGGGGGACGCTTCGCTGCCGTGCGGCTGCCCGCCGCGACGCCCGAGCAGTTCGACGCCGAGCACGGCGGCCCACGGGCCGGGCAGCTCACCCGGGTACTGCTCGCGGTCAAGGCGCAGGCCACCGAGGACGCGATGCGGTGGATCGCCCCGAGGCTCGCGCCCGACGGCTATGTCGTCTCCGTGCAGAACGGCTTCAACGAGGCGCTCATAGCACGGCACATAGGCGCGGAACGCACCGTCGCCGCGTTCGTGAACATCTTCGCGGACGTGACCGGGCCGGGCGTCGTCCGCGACGGCGGTCCCGGCGCTTTCGTCGTCGGCGAGCCGGGAGGTGCGCCCGTCTCGCAGCGAGTACGCCGCCTGGTGCGCGACCTCCAGGCGTGGGGGCCCGCCCGCGCCACCGACAACGTCGAGGGCTATCTGTGGGCCAAGGCCGGCTTCGGCGCGATGCTGGCCGCGACCTCCCTCGCGGACGACGCGATGGCCGATCTCATCGACCGCCACCGCGACGCGATGTACGCCCTCGTCCACGAGATCTTCGCCGTCGCCGAAGTGCTGGGCGTAAGGCTCGAACCGTTCGACGCCTTCGAGGCGCACGCCTTCCGCAAGGGCACACCCGCCGAAGTACGGGACGCCGCCGCCGACCGGCTCACTGCGTGGCTGCGCACCCAGCCGAAGGACCGCAGCGGCATCTGGCGCGACATCGCGGTGCGGCGCCGCCCGGTCGAGGTCACCTGGCACTACGCGACCGTCTTCGAGGAGGCGGAACGCGCGGGCATCGCAACTCCCGTGCTGCACGCGGTCATCGGCGCACTGCGCGAGCTGGAGGACGACCCGGGGGGCATGTCGGAGTCGCGGCTCCACGAACTGGACCGGCTGGCGCGGCCGGGCCCCGAGCCGGGCGCGGAGCCCGTCAGGGAATCCGGCAGGGAGCCCGTCGGCGGGTCGGCGCCATCGGATGCGGCCCGTTCCGCAACGGGCACCGTGGACGCGCCCGCCCCCGGCTCGGCCACGGGCCCCGAACCGTCCTCCCCCGGGGCGCTGCCCTCCGTCCCCAGGCTCAGCCCAGGCGAGGCCCGTTCCGTCAAGGCGTGGCTGGAAGAGCACCGCGAGGAGATGGTGCGCGACCTGGCCGCGTACACGGCTCGGGGCAGCTCCAGCGACGACCCCGAGGAGCTGGAGAGCTGCCTGGAGTGGCTGCGCTGCTGGCTCGACGAGTCGCTGGGGGCGCCGGGAAGCGCGGGAGTCACCGAGGAGCGGCTGGTCCGGGAGGACGCAGGCGACATCGTGATACGCCGCTACCCCGCCGCCCGTACGGGCTCCGGCGAAGGCGGCGCCCGTCCCGTGCTGCTGCTGGCCCACTACGACACGGTGTGGCCGACCGGCACCCTGGAGGAGTGGCCGTTCCACCGTGAGGGCGACCGCGTCTCCGGCCCCGGCGTCTTCGACATGAAGGCCGGGCTGGTGCAGGCCGTATGGGCGCTGCGCGCCCTCGACCATCTCGGACTGCCGCGCCCCGCCTGCACGTTGATGCTCAACGGCGACGAGGAGACCGGCAGCCTCGCCTCCAGTGACGCCGTCGTCGCGGAGGCCGCGGGCTCGCGTGCCGCGCTGGTCTTCGAGGCGGCGGCCGACGGTGCGGTGAAGACTGCTCGCAAGGGCGTCGGCCTGTTCCGGCTGACGGTCGACGGAGTGGAGGCGCATGCGGGGCTCGACCCCACCGCGGGCGCCAGCGCGGTCGAGGAGGCCGCGCACCAGGTGCTGCGACTCGGCGCCCTCAGCGACCCGCGGGCGGGGACCAGCGTCAACGTCGGTGTGCTGCACGGCGGTACGCGCAGCAATGTCACCGCCGGGCGCGCGGTCGCCGACCTCGACGTGCGTGTGGCCTCAACCGCCGAGCAGAAACGGATCGAGACCGCGCTGTCGGCCCTCTCCCCGGTGGATCCGCGTACGAGGGTGACCGTCGCCGGCGAGTGGAACCGTCCCGTCTTCGAGCGCACCCCCGAGGTCGCCGCGCTCTACGGGCTCGCCCGCGACTGCGGCGAGCCGCTGGGTCTCGGCCTGCGGGAGACGTCCGTCGGCGGCGCGAGCGACGGCAACTTCGTGCTCGCCGCGGGAGTTCCGGTGCTCGACGGGCTCGGCGCGGTGGGCGCGGGCGCGCACGCCCGTACGGAACACACCACCGTCAGCGGGATGACGGAGCGCGCGGCGCTCACGGCGGGAGTGCTGGCGGCGTTCACGGACTGACTTCACGGCGGGAGTGCTGGCGGCGTTCACGGACTGACTTCACGGCGACGGGCCCTCGGGGCGCCACGGACCACCGGGGGCCCGGCCGCGGCGGGTGACGGGCCGCTCTTCCGATTGCCTGACCGGGCGCTTCAACGCCCTTTCACGGCAGTACAGTTGATCCGGTGGGGGCGGTCGGCACCGCTGCATTCCGGACCGGGAGGGGAAGTCTGTGAGCAGTCTCAACAAGGGCCTCGAAAAGGTCGAGGTGGCGCTGAAGTGGGACCCCAGTCCCATGGGTGCGCCCGTGCACGACCTCGATCTGGTCGCCGCCACGTACACCGCAGACGACCCCCACGGGGAGCCCGACTATCTCGTGCACTTCGACAGCCGCTC from Streptomyces marispadix includes:
- a CDS encoding M20/M25/M40 family metallo-hydrolase — encoded protein: MRGDAYTVVGGGAIGGTVAHSLARAGHPVTVVDSDAGHVAAIREHGLTVDHGGGRFAAVRLPAATPEQFDAEHGGPRAGQLTRVLLAVKAQATEDAMRWIAPRLAPDGYVVSVQNGFNEALIARHIGAERTVAAFVNIFADVTGPGVVRDGGPGAFVVGEPGGAPVSQRVRRLVRDLQAWGPARATDNVEGYLWAKAGFGAMLAATSLADDAMADLIDRHRDAMYALVHEIFAVAEVLGVRLEPFDAFEAHAFRKGTPAEVRDAAADRLTAWLRTQPKDRSGIWRDIAVRRRPVEVTWHYATVFEEAERAGIATPVLHAVIGALRELEDDPGGMSESRLHELDRLARPGPEPGAEPVRESGREPVGGSAPSDAARSATGTVDAPAPGSATGPEPSSPGALPSVPRLSPGEARSVKAWLEEHREEMVRDLAAYTARGSSSDDPEELESCLEWLRCWLDESLGAPGSAGVTEERLVREDAGDIVIRRYPAARTGSGEGGARPVLLLAHYDTVWPTGTLEEWPFHREGDRVSGPGVFDMKAGLVQAVWALRALDHLGLPRPACTLMLNGDEETGSLASSDAVVAEAAGSRAALVFEAAADGAVKTARKGVGLFRLTVDGVEAHAGLDPTAGASAVEEAAHQVLRLGALSDPRAGTSVNVGVLHGGTRSNVTAGRAVADLDVRVASTAEQKRIETALSALSPVDPRTRVTVAGEWNRPVFERTPEVAALYGLARDCGEPLGLGLRETSVGGASDGNFVLAAGVPVLDGLGAVGAGAHARTEHTTVSGMTERAALTAGVLAAFTD